The Takifugu flavidus isolate HTHZ2018 chromosome 16, ASM371156v2, whole genome shotgun sequence genome contains the following window.
GTTGGCTCCAGCTACAAACTTCTCTAGCTACACGCCAGACGCAAGCCAACATTGCAAGCATTTTAGAACATTCGATGCAAAATCCAAGCAAATGTAAATGTTCACGCAGTTAACATTATCAGCGTTACGAAATGCATTTGGAAAAGGTCAAAAACTCAGAGTGGCACtattaaaaaggaagaagaatAAAGGCTATGCTACAGGAGAAGTTGTAAGGAGCTGCTCTGAGTGGATTAAACACTGCAGCCGTTCACCTCCAGGTCAGACTCCATCAAGCACAGCTGAATAATGACACAAATGGGCAAAAATGTAGCCTCCACTCTCAGTTATGAAACAAGGTGTCTGGAAATATTTTCcactccaaaaaaagaaaaaaaaaaggtactgaagcagcaggagaggctggAAGAGAGGACACAAGAGAGTGGGGGTTcccatggtggtggtgatggatcGTGAGAGCAACAaagggcctgtgtgtgtgtccgtgtctcCCTCTATCCTACTGCTAAAGACACGTGAGTGTTCAGCTGGGAGACAACAGCCCAAACAACACTTCCTCTCACCCTGATAATCTGCCCTGAACCGCCCCATCACATGTGTCCCCACATGTGACCTCAGAGCAAATGCCCCCCTCTGCCCTAATCACACACTAGTGCTGGTTGACCGGCTGTTGCCCAACAATTACAGTGACATTTGCACGGATAAGAGCCCTTCAGCCCAAAAATAGAAACACTCACCATGATGACCAGGAGAATATTCTGATAGTCCTTCCTGTGGCCGAGAGTGTAGGTGAGGAAAAGTGCAAAGTTTCCCTCCAGCAACTGTAGAAGGCAAGTCAAAGGTTATGATCCGAACGATGGCACCTCACCAAGGAGGATTTGTAGTTTTAGCCCTTCTTTTTGATTCCCAGAATGTTAAACAAGGATGAGTTTTTACCATAAATGCTAGAGAAGTGAAGAGGAAGCCTATGACCAGTTTGATGTACGGCTCGTGGCTCATGACCATGTACAGGCCTCGACGGAAAGTCAAAAGTTGGCCCCTGTATCGCTCGCTCTCTGCAGTCCAGCACAGAGAACACAGCTAAGATGGCTGGAAGTCTTTGAACAAATGAGGACTATTTGTTACACTTTCATACCTTTTCGCTCTTTCACGCCCAGAAATAAAACCAACGTACAGAGCAGGTAGATGATGCAGATGATCCCTGTAGAGATCATGTACGCTTGTTTCTGTGGAAAAACGCACCCATTAACCGTGAACCGCATTTTCCGTAATGACAGGTGGAAAAATGTTGCAATTCTCACCGACTCATCCAGGGAAACTGTGGACACGGTGAATCTGGATACATTCCTGCCCTCGGCGGCATCGAGATCGGCCGGACAGTCACTGGTGCCTCCCACGATCTGCCCTTGGATCGCGGTCCCCAGAACCGTGCCCAGCACCTCTATCGTCATGCCTGTGCGGGTCACAGAGATGGAAGATCAGGGACGGGAAAGACGGCACGTGTAAACCTGTCCAGCGGCGCTGGAGCGCTGACGTACGATAGGCAGTGGCAGAGTCCCGCTCTGTCTGATCTGTGCTGATGAACATGGTGAGAGCTGAATACGGCACATGGAAGCACTGAAAAGTTCATCAAACAGAACTCCGTTAAGGCAACGTACATAGAGATGAATAGAGTAGCAGTATGTTCTCTGTGTGTTGTACTGACTGTCTGCATCGACTGGAAGAGGCAGTAAAATACCAGGTACCAGACCACCTTCCCTTGTTCGATGGGAGGAACGAACCAGATCAGGAAATACGTCGTAACAGCaaatggagcagagcagaggatcCTGAGGGGAAGCAGAAGGGGACAGCAGGGTGAAGGTAAATGTCAGGAGTGTTTAGAATAAGAGGAGAATGCGTAGGTGGTTCACGCCTCTCCCAGTACAGGTTGAGACGGAGGCCTGACCGGGTGCGAACAGGAACTCTGCCTCtgtgaacacattttctttggaAAGCCCATCCAGCTGTCTGTGCCCTGATGCCAAAGAGTTGCATTAATGAATGCAGCCACTGTTACTGTAGCTCCCTTTCACTTGTAGCCTTTTCATGCTGCTCACTGAATAATTCCCCTAATCCCACCCTTGTTAGTGGAGAAGTCTGGAGCgtgtgggggtggaggtggattCAGGCCGATGAGACAGTGAGGGGCACTTTGCCCTGACACCCCCCTCCAACTTTGGTTCAGCTGCATCTTCCTCAGTGTTACCCTACCCTCCAAATGACCTTGACAAATCTGTGTTTACAGAGGCGAGAGACATGGGAACCCCCTTAAAGATTGTTATTCAATTTTTTAAAGGAGGTTTTatagatggagatgaaggaaatGACCTGCGTCTATTTTATAGACAAAATGGTCAAGAAAGACCTACATTCATCCTCACGCAGTGCTTTAACAATCAAGTAGACCTGATGTCTAAGAAAATTGTATATTTGATCTTAAATTTGGCTTCTAAGCTGCTCTAAACACGGTAGTATGTTTCTCACGTGCCTGGACAAAACTGGAGTAGCACACGTGGGAAACGTGATGGGAAGCACCTCCTGATTCCCTCTAAGGGCAGGAGTGAATCAGGTTAATGAGCGCTATTTTATCTCGAAATGGAGGCCAGGTTGTGCCTCTTCTGCTCGCTGACGTGACCGACGGAGCGCGAGCGGGTGATCCTGTGCACGTTGGCACGAGCCACGGCCCTCGCTGACGAGTCGCGTTGGAACGCTCACGCTGAGACTCCAAACGCCTCGCGTGCAGTTAAAGCTGACGGGAAGCTTCCTCTAAACGGTCCAGGATATCGGACCTAGACAGACACACCCCCTCCGGGTTTGAGGCTGATGGTGTGTTGTAGTCTGAACCAATGACAGCACACTCTCAGGGAAACTCCCCTCCCCATCTGCACAGAAGCAGCTGCATTTTTTAACTTGAACATGCACAGTAATCTAGATATGACTGTGAGGTGACCCGAGAGCCGAAAGACTCAGCTGCGGTTGGTTAATTGAGGCTTTCGACCTGGTTGCGCTTTACCGTCTGTCTATCGATCAGTCGGCCCAGCTGCGCTGAATCAAGGCCATGGTTCCTCTAGAGTGTTTTAGCTTCGCCCAGCGGGAGTTTTTGCCATCGAGTTTACGCATCAAAGCGGTCCTCCGGGGGCGGAGGGCAGCCCCAGCATACACTTGgcaaagaaaaggggaaatcctCAAACTGGAGTACAGCGAGGTTACCGCACGGGCTCGCCCACGATGTGCAAACAGGAATCCAAGTTCAGTGGAGGGCAAATTGCGTAACATCAAAGAAATAGCCAACTTTAGCTGTCCAGGATAATTTGCTAAAAATGCACACGTCTTGTTGGGATGCCAGTGAATGAGCATTTGGGTGAACAGGTTCTCCTCTTCCCGGTGGAGAGCCTGGTAGTCACATTTGCATCAAGAAGAGATGAAGTAATAAATGAATATGTTACAGAAGGGTTACAGCCGCAGCAGGGCATGGTTTATCAGCATCTTCTTTCATGCAGTTGCCATGGTAGCAGGGAGACATGCGTGTTTCTGTCAGTCAATTTCTGACCTCTGCCAGCGTTCTGCCCACTCGGTTCCAGGGTACTGGATCAGCTAATGTTCTTTATAGACTGAAACTCATGCTGGTACATGGTGAGCGATTCGGAGACCTACCAGGGCATCATACGACCGATCCTGGTGGATCTGCTCCGGCTGACCAGGAAACCCACCGTGGGGTCTGTGATGGCATCCCAGGCCCGGCCCACAAACAGGATGATGGATGCATAGAAGGGATCCAACTGGTAGGAAAAGGTGTGTTAAAAGGGTGGAACTGGAGCGAATCTGTGTGAAAAACCTGGGCTGGTTTTCTTCACTGAAAAGCATTGGTGTCACCTGAGCCACGTCCAGCAGGAAGATCTGGAGGAAGAAGCCCAGAGCGCTGCCTGTGATCTGGTAGGGGGCTCCGCCGACGGCATAACACAGCTTGTTCCAAAACGTGAGACGCTTCCCTCGAACAGTTAGCTGAAAGAGGAGACGTGTCAGGCGATCAGTGCACCAGAGGACAGGAGCATAAATATGAGGAGCAATAAATGAGCCTAAGATGGAAAATATGATGGGGTGTAGCTTCCATTTTCACAAATATGTCGTTGATCTGGACATCCTGTCACCACATGGGGTGAGACCGGCTAATTTCCCTCACCCCACCGCAAAGAATGACAGATTAGAGACAAATCCCCATGGCAATGCAGCCCGTGTGTAAACTGCCGACAGTGGCGTGTGTGAGGACGAGGTTACTGGAGTTCACACCCACCGTCTGCATCACGGAGACTCAAGCGTTTCCATTGGCTCCCACAATAGGATGTTGGAGGTTTCCAGCACAGCCAACAGCCGGCAGAGTAGAGAATGAGAATACGGTCCACAACCGCAACCAGTCACCTAGACTAGGCTGACTCACTTCCTCGCATCATGGAAAGGATCATTTctgcctcctcacacaccagtAATTAAACCATCAGCTTCTTATTGCCTGATGTGGGAAAACTAGCAAACTATTCTTTTTCAAACGCGATTGAATCAGAGTCAGAACAACAACCTCCTCAGGTTTTAGAACCGATCAAATGCCTGACAGATCTTCAGTTTAAAATCATTGATTATGGACAATTACTGATCTGAAGGGCTGAGTAAAGCTGCTCATATTTACAACTTTTTGAAAGTAAATGTCACATCTCGTGTCCATCCATGAAgacctcgctgctgctgctgacgatgatgatgatgatgatgacgatgacgatgatggcgGTATTGGTGTCACGCTGCTCACATCCGAGCACTAATCCGATCAATTACTGGTGAAAAGAGTGCACTTTCAGTTGATTCACTTAAACATTTCATTCACTCGGCTCATGAATCCCATTTACAACACGGAATTTATTGCAAATAAAATGACTGCTGGGCGTGAATAAACCGGCGCGCATCGCTTCACCACCAACGCGCAGGTGATCCCATAAAATCTCGGGTTCGTCAAAAATGGTCGCCTGGAGCTGGTTTATCAGCCTCGAGTTCATTGAACCCGGCAATAATTCAAATTCTAACGACAATgcagggaggaaagaaggaagcgGTGGCATTTGAGGCGGGCGCCACATTTTTGAATTGGACACGTTTGACGCCTAAACCGCCAAAACGATTT
Protein-coding sequences here:
- the LOC130539735 gene encoding sodium-dependent lysophosphatidylcholine symporter 1-B-like isoform X3; protein product: MQTLTVRGKRLTFWNKLCYAVGGAPYQITGSALGFFLQIFLLDVAQLDPFYASIILFVGRAWDAITDPTVGFLVSRSRSTRIGRMMPWILCSAPFAVTTYFLIWFVPPIEQGKVVWYLVFYCLFQSMQTCFHVPYSALTMFISTDQTERDSATAYRMTIEVLGTVLGTAIQGQIVGGTSDCPADLDAAEGRNVSRFTVSTVSLDESVRIATFFHLSLRKMRFTVNGCVFPQKQAYMISTGIICIIYLLCTLVLFLGVKERKESERYRGQLLTFRRGLYMVMSHEPYIKLVIGFLFTSLAFMLLEGNFALFLTYTLGHRKDYQNILLVIMLSGTLTIPLWQWFLTRFGKKKAVYFGITWAVPFMILIVSIKSKLIISYLVSLAAGVSVAAAFLLPWSMLPDVVDDFKVKNPGVHGHEALFYSFFVFFVKFASGVSLGISTLSLKFAGYETGACLQPEAVSLTLKTLVSLVPVVLIFIGLLILKTYPIDEKRRQDNQKLLQEMLDSDTDSESSALGSHV
- the LOC130539735 gene encoding sodium-dependent lysophosphatidylcholine symporter 1-B-like isoform X1, which encodes MARGEGGEQSATTLLSVKAINAESKASTLTVRGKRLTFWNKLCYAVGGAPYQITGSALGFFLQIFLLDVAQLDPFYASIILFVGRAWDAITDPTVGFLVSRSRSTRIGRMMPWILCSAPFAVTTYFLIWFVPPIEQGKVVWYLVFYCLFQSMQTCFHVPYSALTMFISTDQTERDSATAYRMTIEVLGTVLGTAIQGQIVGGTSDCPADLDAAEGRNVSRFTVSTVSLDESVRIATFFHLSLRKMRFTVNGCVFPQKQAYMISTGIICIIYLLCTLVLFLGVKERKESERYRGQLLTFRRGLYMVMSHEPYIKLVIGFLFTSLAFMLLEGNFALFLTYTLGHRKDYQNILLVIMLSGTLTIPLWQWFLTRFGKKKAVYFGITWAVPFMILIVSIKSKLIISYLVSLAAGVSVAAAFLLPWSMLPDVVDDFKVKNPGVHGHEALFYSFFVFFVKFASGVSLGISTLSLKFAGYETGACLQPEAVSLTLKTLVSLVPVVLIFIGLLILKTYPIDEKRRQDNQKLLQEMLDSDTDSESSALGSHV
- the LOC130539735 gene encoding sodium-dependent lysophosphatidylcholine symporter 1-B-like isoform X2, whose translation is MARGEGGEQSATTLLSVKAINAESKASTLTVRGKRLTFWNKLCYAVGGAPYQITGSALGFFLQIFLLDVAQLDPFYASIILFVGRAWDAITDPTVGFLVSRSRSTRIGRMMPWILCSAPFAVTTYFLIWFVPPIEQGKVVWYLVFYCLFQSMQTCFHVPYSALTMFISTDQTERDSATAYRMTIEVLGTVLGTAIQGQIVGGTSDCPADLDAAEGRNVSRFTVSTVSLDESKQAYMISTGIICIIYLLCTLVLFLGVKERKESERYRGQLLTFRRGLYMVMSHEPYIKLVIGFLFTSLAFMLLEGNFALFLTYTLGHRKDYQNILLVIMLSGTLTIPLWQWFLTRFGKKKAVYFGITWAVPFMILIVSIKSKLIISYLVSLAAGVSVAAAFLLPWSMLPDVVDDFKVKNPGVHGHEALFYSFFVFFVKFASGVSLGISTLSLKFAGYETGACLQPEAVSLTLKTLVSLVPVVLIFIGLLILKTYPIDEKRRQDNQKLLQEMLDSDTDSESSALGSHV